The following are encoded in a window of Paraburkholderia sp. HP33-1 genomic DNA:
- a CDS encoding barstar family protein, with protein sequence MSDNIYAHDSGVATDLFAAGDGNLFQRVMKMRAGEQGRDNQSEAGTVVSSNEEPMSLFRTVRPNIVQSIRAFRVQDLADEASQLGQHFLYAYCANAASKQEVLETIATSFLFPKHFGKNYDALYDCLTDLVHKAGAQPGFVIVLEQLPVAQKFDKEGRETLLDVFREAAEFWAERKVAFRVFYSFV encoded by the coding sequence ATGAGCGACAACATCTACGCGCACGATTCCGGAGTCGCGACGGATCTTTTCGCGGCCGGCGACGGCAATTTGTTCCAACGCGTCATGAAAATGCGCGCCGGCGAACAGGGCCGCGACAATCAAAGTGAGGCTGGCACGGTGGTTTCATCGAACGAGGAGCCAATGAGCCTTTTCAGGACGGTGCGGCCGAATATCGTCCAGTCGATCCGCGCGTTCCGCGTGCAGGATCTTGCCGACGAAGCCAGCCAGCTCGGCCAGCACTTTCTGTATGCGTACTGTGCGAACGCGGCCTCGAAGCAGGAAGTGCTCGAGACGATCGCGACATCGTTCCTGTTTCCCAAGCATTTCGGCAAGAACTACGACGCTCTCTACGATTGCCTGACCGACCTCGTGCACAAGGCGGGCGCGCAGCCCGGCTTCGTGATCGTGCTCGAACAGCTGCCGGTCGCGCAGAAATTCGACAAGGAAGGGCGCGAGACGCTGCTCGACGTGTTCCGTGAAGCGGCCGAATTCTGGGCCGAGCGCAAGGTCGCGTTCCGGGTGTTTTACTCGTTCGTCTGA
- a CDS encoding ribonuclease, producing MARNWLRIKGVLIGAAVLCAWSTAPDALARDYSAPAGAEAEVGTIALAQLPREAVNTLNLIAAGGPYPFEKDGIVFGNYERVLPAHRRGYYHEYTVPTPHARNRGARRIVCGGPLQRTDNCYYSDDHYTSFNRIVE from the coding sequence ATGGCACGCAACTGGTTGCGCATAAAAGGCGTGCTGATCGGTGCCGCCGTGCTCTGCGCATGGTCGACCGCGCCCGACGCGCTGGCGCGAGACTACTCGGCGCCTGCCGGGGCCGAAGCGGAGGTAGGTACCATCGCGCTCGCGCAGTTGCCGCGCGAGGCGGTCAATACGTTGAACCTCATTGCCGCCGGCGGGCCTTACCCGTTTGAGAAGGACGGCATCGTATTCGGTAACTACGAACGGGTGCTGCCCGCTCATCGGCGCGGCTATTACCACGAATACACTGTTCCCACGCCTCACGCGCGTAATCGCGGGGCGCGCCGCATCGTCTGCGGAGGTCCGCTACAGCGAACCGACAATTGTTACTACTCGGACGACCACTACACCAGTTTTAATCGTATTGTTGAATGA
- a CDS encoding NADP-dependent malic enzyme: MPSNVYSNLHFEARLMSNPVNTKLREAALDYHEFPTPGKIAIAPTKQMLNQRDLALAYSPGVAFACEEIVESPLNAARFTARSNLVGVVTNGTAVLGLGNIGPLASKPVMEGKAVLFKKFAGIDVFDIEINETDPHKLVEVIAALEPTFGGINLEDIKAPDCFIVERECRKRMKIPVFHDDQHGTAIVVAAAVTNGLKVVGKDIKEVKLVASGAGAAALACLDLLVDIGLPLENIIVTDLAGVVYKGRTELMDPVKERFARETSARSLAEAIGGADIFLGLSAGGVLKQDMVKQMADRPLILALANPTPEILPELALEVRPDAVLCTGRTDYPNQVNNVLVFPFLFRGALDAGATTVTREMEIAAVNAIAELARQEQSDIVATAYGIQDLSFGPEYLIPKPFDPRLIVKVAPAVAKAAMECGVAERPIEDMDAYCQHLQQFVYHSGTTMKPIFQLARSVEPEKKRIVFAEGEEERVLRAMQIIVDEKLAKPILIGRPAVIEQRIARYGLRLVAGQDYTVVNTDHDERYRDFWQEYAKMMSRKGITTQMAKLEMRRRTTLIGSMMVKKGEADGMICGTVSTTHRHLHFIDQVIGKKPGAKVYAAMNGLVLPNRQIFLVDTHVNVDPTPEELAEITIMAAEEVRRFGIEPKVALVSHSNFGSSNAPTAQKMRDTLAILRERAPELQVDGEMHGDVALDANLRREVLPDSTLEGDANLLVLPNIDAANISYNLLKTAAGNNIAIGPMLLGAAKPVHVLTPSATVRRIVNMAALLVADVSATR; the protein is encoded by the coding sequence ATGCCGTCGAACGTCTATTCTAATCTGCACTTCGAAGCCCGCCTTATGTCGAATCCCGTCAATACCAAACTCCGCGAAGCCGCTCTCGATTACCACGAGTTCCCGACTCCCGGCAAGATCGCGATCGCCCCGACCAAGCAGATGCTCAACCAGCGCGACCTCGCGCTGGCTTATTCGCCGGGTGTCGCGTTCGCGTGCGAGGAAATCGTCGAAAGCCCGTTGAACGCCGCGCGTTTCACCGCGCGCAGCAACCTCGTCGGCGTCGTCACGAACGGTACCGCGGTATTGGGTCTCGGCAACATCGGGCCGCTCGCGTCGAAGCCGGTCATGGAGGGCAAGGCCGTCCTGTTCAAGAAATTCGCCGGCATCGACGTGTTCGATATCGAGATCAACGAGACCGATCCGCACAAGCTGGTCGAGGTGATCGCCGCGCTCGAGCCGACTTTCGGCGGCATCAACCTCGAAGACATCAAGGCGCCGGACTGCTTCATCGTCGAGCGCGAATGCCGCAAGCGCATGAAGATTCCGGTCTTCCACGACGACCAGCACGGCACCGCGATCGTCGTCGCGGCGGCGGTCACCAACGGCCTGAAGGTCGTCGGTAAGGACATCAAGGAAGTCAAGCTGGTTGCCTCCGGCGCGGGCGCGGCGGCGCTCGCGTGTCTGGACCTGCTCGTCGACATCGGCCTGCCGCTCGAAAACATCATCGTGACGGACCTCGCGGGCGTGGTCTACAAGGGCCGCACCGAGCTCATGGACCCGGTCAAGGAACGCTTCGCGCGTGAAACCAGCGCCCGCTCGCTCGCCGAAGCGATCGGCGGCGCGGACATTTTCCTCGGTCTGTCGGCTGGCGGCGTGCTCAAGCAGGACATGGTCAAGCAGATGGCCGACAGGCCGCTGATCCTCGCGCTCGCGAACCCGACGCCGGAAATCCTGCCGGAACTCGCGCTCGAAGTGCGCCCGGACGCGGTGCTGTGCACGGGCCGTACCGACTACCCGAACCAGGTGAACAACGTGCTCGTGTTCCCGTTCCTGTTCCGCGGCGCGCTCGACGCCGGCGCGACGACGGTCACGCGTGAAATGGAAATCGCCGCGGTCAACGCGATCGCCGAACTGGCGCGCCAGGAGCAGAGCGACATCGTCGCGACGGCGTACGGCATCCAGGATCTGTCGTTCGGGCCCGAGTACCTGATTCCGAAGCCCTTCGATCCGCGTCTGATCGTCAAGGTCGCGCCCGCGGTGGCGAAGGCCGCGATGGAATGCGGCGTCGCCGAGCGTCCGATCGAGGACATGGACGCGTACTGCCAGCATCTGCAGCAATTCGTCTACCACAGCGGCACCACGATGAAGCCGATCTTCCAGCTCGCACGCAGCGTCGAGCCGGAAAAGAAGCGCATTGTGTTCGCGGAAGGCGAAGAAGAACGCGTACTGCGCGCGATGCAGATCATCGTCGACGAAAAGCTCGCCAAGCCGATCCTGATCGGCCGGCCGGCGGTGATCGAACAGCGTATCGCACGCTATGGCCTGCGACTCGTGGCGGGGCAGGACTATACGGTCGTCAACACCGATCATGACGAACGTTATCGCGATTTCTGGCAGGAATACGCGAAGATGATGTCGCGCAAGGGCATCACCACGCAGATGGCCAAGCTCGAAATGCGCCGCCGCACCACGCTGATCGGCTCGATGATGGTCAAGAAGGGCGAGGCGGACGGCATGATCTGCGGCACGGTCAGCACGACCCACCGTCATTTGCACTTCATCGACCAGGTGATCGGCAAGAAGCCGGGGGCGAAGGTCTACGCGGCGATGAACGGGCTGGTGCTGCCGAACCGGCAGATCTTCCTCGTCGATACGCACGTGAATGTCGATCCGACGCCGGAAGAGTTGGCCGAGATCACGATCATGGCAGCCGAGGAAGTGCGCCGTTTCGGTATCGAGCCGAAGGTTGCGCTCGTGTCGCATTCGAACTTCGGTTCGAGCAACGCACCGACCGCGCAGAAGATGCGCGATACGCTCGCGATCCTGCGTGAACGCGCGCCGGAGCTGCAAGTTGACGGCGAAATGCACGGCGATGTCGCGCTCGACGCCAACCTGCGCCGCGAAGTGCTGCCCGATTCGACGCTCGAAGGTGACGCGAACCTGCTGGTGCTGCCGAACATCGATGCGGCCAACATCTCGTACAACCTGCTGAAGACGGCGGCCGGCAACAACATCGCGATTGGCCCGATGCTGCTCGGCGCGGCCAAGCCGGTGCATGTGCTGACGCCGTCGGCGACGGTGCGCCGGATCGTCAACATGGCGGCGCTGCTGGTTGCGGACGTGAGCGCAACTCGCTGA
- the thiL gene encoding thiamine-phosphate kinase: MLSEFSLIDRFFARRAATTRSSTAESVTLGIGDDCALLAPRAGEMLAISTDMLVEGRHFFADIDPEALGHKALAVNLSDLAAMGAQPLAFTLAFSLPKADEAWLSGFSDGLFALAERYGCELIGGDTTGGPLNLCITVFGSLPPQTALRRDAAQPGDDIWISGTLGDARAGLGVQRGEWTAHANDAAMFRHALERPEPRIALGLALRGIAHAALDLSDGLAGDLLHILERSSVRASVDVDAVPRSAALRRLAPDIQQRCTLAGGDDYELCFTAPSAARAAVEAAAQKASVPVTRIGTISALAADTDRPAIVWHNAAGAPLTVTLQGFDHFHAE, translated from the coding sequence ATGCTTTCCGAGTTTTCGCTGATCGACCGCTTCTTCGCCCGCCGCGCCGCCACTACCCGGTCGTCCACTGCGGAGAGCGTCACGCTCGGCATCGGCGACGATTGCGCGTTGCTGGCGCCGCGTGCGGGCGAGATGCTGGCGATATCGACGGACATGCTGGTTGAAGGCCGTCACTTCTTCGCTGATATCGATCCCGAAGCGCTGGGCCACAAGGCGCTCGCAGTCAATCTGTCGGACCTCGCCGCAATGGGCGCGCAGCCGCTCGCGTTCACGCTGGCCTTTTCGCTGCCCAAAGCGGACGAGGCCTGGCTCTCCGGGTTCAGCGACGGCCTGTTCGCGCTGGCCGAGCGTTACGGTTGCGAGCTGATCGGCGGCGATACGACGGGCGGCCCGCTCAATCTGTGCATCACGGTGTTCGGTAGCCTGCCGCCACAAACGGCATTGCGCCGTGATGCCGCGCAACCCGGCGACGACATCTGGATCTCCGGCACGCTCGGCGACGCCCGCGCTGGCCTCGGCGTGCAGCGCGGCGAATGGACTGCCCATGCGAACGACGCCGCGATGTTCCGCCACGCGCTCGAACGCCCCGAGCCGCGCATCGCGCTCGGCCTCGCGCTGCGCGGCATCGCGCACGCGGCGCTCGACCTGTCGGACGGACTCGCCGGCGATCTGCTGCATATTCTCGAGCGCTCGTCGGTGCGCGCGAGCGTCGACGTCGACGCGGTGCCGCGCTCGGCCGCGCTGCGCCGCCTCGCGCCCGACATCCAGCAGCGCTGCACCCTCGCGGGCGGCGACGACTACGAGTTGTGCTTCACTGCGCCCAGCGCTGCGCGCGCCGCGGTCGAGGCCGCCGCGCAGAAGGCGTCCGTGCCTGTCACCCGCATCGGTACAATAAGTGCTCTGGCGGCGGACACCGACCGCCCGGCCATCGTGTGGCACAACGCCGCCGGCGCGCCGCTCACCGTGACGTTGCAAGGTTTCGATCACTTCCATGCAGAATGA
- a CDS encoding phosphatidylglycerophosphatase A family protein, whose translation MQNDPSLGPADDIIGGEPPRAPRPRAPKPDQPRRASARFMLSHPVHILSLGFGSGLSPVAPGTAGTLFAWASFAVLNRYLTVIDWGVLIIVGFLGGIALCDFTAKRLGVEDPSAVVWDEIVAFWLVLLMVTPVSLGGQVWAFVIFRFFDMVKPPPIGYFDRRLKGGFGIMFDDLVAAFFSLLVIALWRMSV comes from the coding sequence ATGCAGAATGACCCCTCGCTCGGCCCCGCCGACGACATCATCGGCGGCGAGCCGCCCCGGGCACCCCGACCGCGCGCGCCGAAACCCGATCAGCCGCGTCGCGCGAGCGCGCGCTTCATGCTGTCGCATCCGGTCCACATTCTGTCGCTCGGCTTCGGCAGCGGTCTGTCGCCGGTCGCGCCGGGTACGGCCGGCACGCTGTTCGCGTGGGCCTCGTTCGCGGTGCTGAACCGTTATCTGACGGTCATCGATTGGGGCGTGCTGATCATCGTCGGCTTTCTCGGCGGCATCGCGCTGTGCGACTTCACCGCGAAGCGGCTCGGCGTCGAGGATCCGTCGGCGGTCGTGTGGGACGAAATCGTCGCGTTCTGGCTCGTGCTGCTGATGGTCACGCCTGTCTCGCTCGGCGGCCAGGTGTGGGCGTTCGTGATCTTCCGCTTCTTCGACATGGTGAAGCCACCGCCCATCGGCTACTTCGACCGCCGGCTGAAAGGTGGCTTTGGCATCATGTTCGACGATCTGGTCGCCGCATTCTTTTCGTTGCTCGTGATTGCACTGTGGCGGATGTCGGTTTGA
- a CDS encoding CinA family protein translates to MPTDSVVHQLAIRVSNRLRDERLMLVTAESCTGGMVATAITDISGSSGWFERGFVTYSNQAKSEMIGVPADLIEKHGAVSEPVARAMAEGALRNSRAQVSLSTTGVAGPGGGTETKPVGMVSFGWSNRLHTSVETKIFKGDREQIRVQAAAHALRGLLALLDEREH, encoded by the coding sequence ATGCCTACCGATTCCGTCGTTCATCAGCTTGCGATCCGCGTGAGCAACCGTCTGCGCGACGAGCGCCTGATGCTCGTGACCGCCGAGTCCTGCACGGGCGGCATGGTCGCGACCGCGATCACCGACATTTCCGGCAGCAGCGGCTGGTTCGAGCGCGGCTTCGTCACGTATTCGAACCAGGCGAAAAGCGAAATGATCGGCGTGCCGGCCGACCTGATCGAAAAGCACGGCGCGGTCAGCGAACCGGTCGCGCGCGCGATGGCCGAAGGCGCACTGCGCAACAGCCGCGCGCAGGTGTCGCTGTCGACCACCGGCGTCGCCGGACCCGGCGGCGGCACCGAGACCAAGCCGGTCGGCATGGTGTCGTTCGGCTGGAGCAACCGGCTGCATACGTCGGTGGAAACGAAGATTTTCAAGGGCGACCGCGAGCAGATCCGCGTGCAGGCCGCGGCGCACGCGCTGCGCGGTCTGCTGGCGCTGCTCGACGAGCGCGAGCATTGA
- a CDS encoding cupin domain-containing protein — protein sequence MPDSRSIADELIHRFELKPHPEGGFFAETYRSAARVLRADQPGKTDDTRVASTAIYYLLCDGAHSAWHRIRSDEVWHFYAGEPLLVHVLDESGASGTLVTHRLGNPLTHPETVCQAVVPAGVWFAAECADPATFALVGCTVAPGFEFSEFELADVDALKARHPRHAELIGRLGPAN from the coding sequence ATGCCGGATTCGCGCTCGATCGCTGACGAACTGATCCACCGCTTCGAACTGAAGCCGCATCCTGAGGGCGGTTTTTTCGCGGAGACCTACCGTTCGGCCGCGCGCGTGCTGCGAGCCGATCAACCGGGCAAAACCGACGACACGCGCGTGGCGTCGACCGCAATCTATTACCTGCTGTGCGACGGTGCGCATTCGGCATGGCATCGGATCCGCTCCGACGAGGTGTGGCATTTCTATGCCGGCGAGCCGCTGCTGGTCCATGTGCTGGACGAAAGCGGCGCCAGCGGCACGCTCGTCACGCACCGGCTCGGCAATCCGCTTACGCATCCCGAGACAGTGTGTCAGGCCGTCGTGCCGGCAGGCGTGTGGTTCGCGGCCGAGTGCGCCGATCCGGCAACGTTCGCGCTGGTCGGCTGTACGGTCGCGCCGGGTTTCGAATTCAGCGAGTTCGAACTCGCGGATGTGGACGCGCTGAAGGCGCGGCATCCGCGGCATGCGGAGTTGATTGGGCGGCTCGGACCGGCGAATTAG
- the pyrF gene encoding orotidine-5'-phosphate decarboxylase yields MSNFIQTLNDAWQRTNSLLCVGLDPEPSKFPGVLAGRADAIFEFCRTIVDATAPYASSFKPQIAYFAAHRAEDQLEQLIAHIHANHPGLPVILDAKRGDIGSTAEQYAREAFERYQADAVTVNPYMGFDSIEPYLEHEGKGVIVLCRTSNPGGSDLQFLEMGGRPLYQVVAQLAAQKWNASGQLGLVVGATFPKEIEVVRGIVGDMPLLIPGIGAQGGDVQATVSAGRTANGTGMLINSSRAILYAGKGDDFAQAAAQAAKDTRDRINAFR; encoded by the coding sequence ATGTCCAATTTCATCCAGACACTCAACGACGCCTGGCAGCGCACGAACTCGCTGCTTTGCGTTGGCCTCGATCCCGAGCCCAGCAAATTCCCGGGCGTGCTCGCGGGCCGCGCCGACGCGATCTTCGAGTTCTGCCGCACGATCGTCGATGCGACCGCGCCGTACGCGTCGTCATTCAAGCCGCAGATCGCCTACTTCGCCGCGCATCGCGCGGAGGACCAGCTCGAGCAGTTGATCGCCCACATCCACGCGAACCATCCGGGCCTGCCGGTGATTCTCGACGCAAAGCGCGGCGATATCGGCAGCACCGCCGAGCAGTACGCGCGCGAGGCATTCGAGCGCTACCAGGCTGACGCGGTGACGGTCAATCCGTACATGGGTTTCGATTCGATCGAGCCGTATCTCGAGCACGAGGGCAAGGGCGTGATCGTGCTGTGCCGCACGTCGAACCCGGGCGGCTCCGATCTGCAGTTCCTCGAAATGGGCGGCCGGCCGCTGTATCAGGTCGTCGCGCAACTGGCCGCGCAGAAGTGGAATGCGAGCGGCCAGCTCGGGCTCGTGGTTGGTGCGACGTTTCCGAAGGAAATTGAAGTGGTGCGCGGGATCGTCGGCGACATGCCGCTGCTGATTCCGGGCATCGGCGCGCAGGGCGGCGACGTGCAGGCCACCGTGAGCGCCGGCCGGACCGCGAATGGCACCGGCATGCTGATCAATTCGTCGCGCGCGATCCTCTATGCGGGCAAGGGCGACGACTTCGCGCAAGCGGCCGCGCAGGCCGCGAAGGACACGCGCGACCGGATCAACGCGTTTCGTTGA
- a CDS encoding aldose 1-epimerase: MTVANLVSASSTTSQTRRSRLAAAANPVLAGPSTSAVAVGESSAGDIACITLANAQLRLDVAPTLGGGVTRFDWRDDGALTPIFRRCRHVGVDTQPNQLACYPLLPYSNRIGGGHFNVAGRRVEVPRNRANEPLPIHGDGWLAQWQVLDADREHVRLALDHLDGKPYAFRATQTYRLEGPTLVIVLEIENAGRETLPFGLGVHPFFVRDADTELSAAAGGLWLSGDDWLPVRHVPAPPAWQFGVAYPLPETIVNHAFTGWSGQAAVVWPKRRLSLNIAADTDYYVLYTPPGEDFFCFEPVDHPINAMNLAGGASENGMTLLKRGERLTRTFRFTVERTGLRSMPGGRGARRKP; encoded by the coding sequence ATGACTGTTGCGAATCTCGTTTCAGCCTCATCCACCACGTCCCAAACCCGACGCTCGCGACTTGCCGCGGCGGCCAACCCCGTGCTGGCGGGCCCGAGCACGTCGGCGGTGGCGGTCGGCGAAAGCAGCGCCGGCGATATCGCTTGCATCACGCTCGCCAACGCGCAACTGCGCCTCGACGTCGCGCCGACGCTCGGCGGCGGCGTGACCCGCTTCGACTGGCGCGACGACGGCGCGCTGACGCCGATCTTCCGGCGTTGCCGCCACGTCGGCGTCGACACGCAACCGAACCAGCTCGCCTGCTATCCGCTGCTGCCGTATTCGAACCGCATCGGCGGCGGTCATTTCAACGTGGCCGGGCGGCGCGTCGAGGTGCCGCGCAACCGCGCCAACGAACCGCTGCCGATTCACGGCGACGGCTGGCTCGCGCAATGGCAGGTGCTCGACGCGGATCGCGAACACGTGCGGCTCGCGCTCGATCACCTCGACGGCAAGCCGTACGCGTTCCGCGCGACGCAAACCTATAGGCTCGAGGGCCCCACGCTCGTCATCGTGCTCGAAATCGAAAACGCTGGCCGCGAGACGCTGCCGTTCGGGCTCGGCGTGCACCCGTTCTTCGTGCGCGACGCGGATACCGAGCTGTCGGCGGCGGCGGGCGGCCTGTGGCTGTCGGGCGACGACTGGCTGCCGGTGCGTCACGTCCCGGCGCCGCCCGCGTGGCAGTTCGGCGTCGCGTATCCGCTGCCGGAGACGATCGTCAATCACGCGTTCACCGGCTGGAGCGGCCAGGCGGCGGTGGTGTGGCCAAAGCGCCGGCTGTCGCTGAACATCGCCGCCGATACCGACTACTACGTGCTGTACACCCCGCCCGGCGAAGACTTCTTCTGCTTCGAGCCGGTCGACCATCCGATCAACGCGATGAACCTCGCCGGCGGCGCGAGCGAAAACGGCATGACGCTGCTCAAGCGCGGCGAGCGCCTGACGCGCACGTTCCGCTTTACGGTCGAGCGCACCGGGCTGCGCTCGATGCCGGGCGGGCGCGGCGCGCGGCGCAAGCCATAG
- a CDS encoding SMP-30/gluconolactonase/LRE family protein, producing MSVNPRAQRATLLLDAQCELGEGATWCAQSGRFYWTDIEGARLWRYDPADGSSESFDMPERLATFALCANPRFLLVGLASHLAFFDLDRGTTQRIVDIEPGLNTRVNDGRCDRQGRFVFGTKDESGKLQAIGGFYRLNRDLWLERLPLPAPAISNSIAFSPDGATMYYCDSPTREIRACDYRADGGIANDRLFTRLSDPNGLPDGSTVDSDGGLWNAQWGGARVVRYGPDGVETERIDVPTTQPSCVAFGGPALGRTAGATQVDAPLDTLYITSAYAELDATARAADTLAGGVFVASLARHGVAEPLFQGAPI from the coding sequence GTGAGCGTCAACCCGCGCGCGCAGCGGGCCACACTGCTGCTCGACGCGCAATGCGAGCTTGGCGAAGGCGCGACCTGGTGCGCGCAGAGCGGCCGCTTCTACTGGACCGACATCGAAGGCGCGCGGCTGTGGCGCTACGATCCGGCCGACGGCAGCAGCGAATCGTTCGATATGCCCGAGCGGCTCGCGACGTTCGCGCTGTGCGCGAACCCGCGCTTCCTGCTCGTTGGTCTTGCTTCGCATCTGGCGTTTTTCGATCTGGACAGGGGCACCACGCAGCGGATCGTCGACATCGAGCCCGGTCTCAACACGCGCGTGAACGACGGCCGCTGCGATCGGCAAGGGCGCTTCGTGTTCGGGACCAAGGACGAAAGTGGAAAACTGCAGGCGATCGGCGGCTTTTACCGGCTGAATCGCGATCTGTGGCTGGAACGCTTACCGTTGCCGGCGCCGGCGATTTCGAACAGTATCGCGTTCAGTCCCGATGGCGCGACGATGTACTACTGCGATTCGCCGACGCGTGAAATCCGCGCGTGCGACTATCGCGCGGACGGCGGCATTGCGAACGATCGCCTGTTCACTCGCCTGAGCGATCCGAACGGCCTCCCCGACGGCTCGACCGTCGACAGCGACGGCGGCCTGTGGAACGCGCAGTGGGGCGGTGCGCGCGTGGTGCGCTACGGTCCCGATGGCGTGGAAACCGAGCGCATCGACGTGCCGACCACGCAGCCGAGCTGCGTGGCGTTCGGCGGTCCCGCTCTCGGTCGGACTGCGGGCGCCACACAGGTCGATGCGCCGCTCGACACGCTGTACATCACGAGCGCGTACGCCGAGCTCGACGCGACGGCGCGCGCGGCCGACACGCTCGCGGGCGGCGTGTTCGTCGCGTCGCTCGCGCGCCACGGTGTGGCCGAGCCGCTGTTCCAGGGCGCGCCCATCTAG
- a CDS encoding SDR family NAD(P)-dependent oxidoreductase, whose amino-acid sequence MSSPANASVRLADTAYARYPSLVDRTVLITGGATGIGASFVEHFAAQGARVAFFDIDASAGQALADQLGDSKHKPLFLSCDLTDVDALQKAIADVKAALGPIQVLVNNAANDKRHQIGEVTRESFDAGIAVNIRHQFFAAQAVMEDMKAARSGSIINLGSISWMLKNGGYPVYVMSKSAVQGLTRGLARDLGHFNIRVNTLVPGWVMTEKQLRLWLDDNGRRQIKEGQCIDAELMPADLARMALFLAADDSRMITAQDIIVDGGWA is encoded by the coding sequence ATGTCGTCTCCTGCCAATGCAAGCGTCCGCCTCGCGGACACCGCGTACGCGCGCTATCCGAGCCTCGTCGACCGTACGGTGCTGATCACGGGCGGCGCGACCGGCATCGGCGCATCGTTCGTCGAGCACTTCGCGGCGCAGGGCGCTCGCGTCGCGTTCTTCGATATCGACGCGAGCGCGGGCCAGGCACTCGCCGACCAGCTCGGCGACTCGAAGCACAAGCCGCTGTTTCTGAGCTGCGATCTGACCGACGTCGACGCGCTGCAAAAAGCGATCGCCGACGTCAAGGCGGCGCTGGGTCCCATCCAGGTGCTCGTCAACAACGCGGCCAACGATAAACGCCACCAGATCGGCGAGGTGACGCGCGAGTCGTTCGACGCGGGCATCGCGGTCAACATCCGCCATCAGTTCTTCGCGGCGCAGGCCGTAATGGAGGACATGAAGGCCGCGCGCAGCGGCTCGATCATCAACCTCGGCTCGATCAGCTGGATGCTGAAGAACGGCGGCTATCCGGTGTACGTGATGTCGAAATCGGCGGTGCAGGGTCTGACGCGCGGCCTCGCGCGCGACCTTGGCCACTTCAATATCCGCGTCAACACGCTGGTGCCGGGCTGGGTGATGACGGAGAAGCAGTTGCGTCTGTGGCTCGACGACAACGGCCGCCGCCAGATCAAGGAAGGCCAGTGCATCGACGCCGAGCTGATGCCGGCCGACCTCGCGCGCATGGCGCTGTTCCTTGCCGCCGACGACAGCCGCATGATCACCGCGCAGGACATCATCGTCGACGGAGGCTGGGCGTGA
- the araH gene encoding L-arabinose ABC transporter permease AraH, translating into MQARENLAQQAAKSAADALIPHTTDKAKWWQQITEYSLIVIFIVMFLTMSLTVDHFFSIENMLGLALSISQIGMVACTMMFCLASRDFDLSVGSTVAFAGVLCAMVLNATNSTFIAIVAAVAAGAVIGFVNGAVIAYLRINALITTLATMEIVRGLGFIVSHGQAVGVSSDTFIALGGLTFFGVSLPIWVTLICFIVFGVMLNQTVYGRNTLAIGGNPEASRLAGINVERTRVYIFLIQGAVTALAGVILASRITSGQPNAAEGFELNVISACVLGGVSLLGGRATISGVVIGVLIMGTVENVMNLLNIDAFYQYLVRGAILLAAVLLDQLKNRGSRD; encoded by the coding sequence ATGCAAGCCAGAGAAAACCTCGCGCAGCAGGCCGCCAAGAGCGCGGCAGACGCGCTGATTCCGCACACCACCGACAAGGCCAAATGGTGGCAGCAGATCACCGAGTACAGCCTGATCGTGATCTTCATCGTGATGTTCCTCACGATGTCGCTGACCGTCGACCATTTCTTCTCGATCGAGAACATGCTCGGCCTCGCGCTGTCGATCTCGCAGATCGGTATGGTCGCGTGCACGATGATGTTCTGCCTCGCGTCGCGCGACTTCGACCTGTCGGTCGGCTCGACCGTCGCGTTCGCCGGTGTGCTGTGCGCGATGGTGCTCAATGCGACGAACAGCACGTTCATCGCGATCGTCGCAGCGGTCGCTGCGGGTGCGGTGATCGGCTTCGTCAACGGCGCGGTGATCGCGTACCTGCGCATCAACGCGCTGATCACGACGCTCGCGACGATGGAAATCGTCCGCGGCCTCGGCTTCATCGTGTCGCATGGGCAGGCGGTCGGCGTGTCGTCGGATACGTTCATCGCGCTCGGCGGCCTGACGTTCTTCGGCGTGTCGCTGCCGATCTGGGTCACGCTGATCTGCTTCATCGTGTTCGGCGTGATGCTGAACCAGACCGTCTATGGCCGCAATACGCTCGCGATCGGCGGCAATCCGGAAGCGTCGCGGCTTGCCGGTATCAACGTCGAGCGCACGCGCGTCTATATCTTCCTGATCCAGGGCGCGGTCACCGCGCTCGCCGGCGTGATTCTCGCTTCGCGTATCACCTCGGGTCAGCCGAACGCCGCCGAAGGCTTCGAGCTGAACGTGATCTCCGCGTGCGTGCTCGGCGGCGTGTCGCTGCTGGGCGGCCGCGCGACGATCTCGGGCGTCGTGATCGGTGTGCTGATCATGGGCACGGTCGAGAACGTGATGAACCTGCTGAATATCGACGCGTTCTACCAGTACCTGGTGCGCGGCGCGATCCTGCTCGCGGCTGTGTTGCTCGACCAGTTGAAGAACCGCGGTTCGCGCGATTGA